One genomic segment of Penaeus chinensis breed Huanghai No. 1 chromosome 24, ASM1920278v2, whole genome shotgun sequence includes these proteins:
- the LOC125038005 gene encoding ATP-dependent RNA helicase A-like, with protein sequence MKFVALLLSLVVAAFAAPQGNNVSIPSGAGLTSGPGSTDGGAGEAEGDLVNGEGAQTECQEGEVLHADGTCVTPEVTRKIYEFNVPKQERPVSPAPSIPPPAVDHNIFVRLPEEAPASDPIVLPPPRQNNILYVISKQEEQTHQVIQVQAQPQADPEIYFVNYQDGENPTLPLGVDLETALSVAVAAGCQGLGGVDGAGGEAGVGGAAGFGGVGGLGGAGRITEGHGSNGKLGGVNGAGVGVGVNGGAGGFQTGSGERPAGLDTTP encoded by the exons ATGAAGTTCGTC gcTCTACTGTTATCACTAGTAGTCGCTGCTTTTGCAGCACCTCAAGGGAACAACGTCAGTATTCCCTCGGGTGCAGGCCTTACATCCGGTCCCGGGTCTACTGATGGTGGTGCAGGAGAGGCCGAGGGAGACCTCGTCAATGGAGAAGGTGCACAGACTGAATGCCAAGAGGGAGAAGTCCTTCACGCAGATGGGACATGTGTAACTCCTGAAGTCACAAGAAAGATCTACGAATTTAATGTTCCAAAGCAAGAGAGACCCGTTAGTCCAGCACCTAGTATTCCTCCTCCAGCAGTGGACCACAACATATTTGTGCGCCTTCCTGAGGAAGCACCTGCATCTGACCCCATCGTTCTTCCTCCACCAAGGCAAAATAATATCTTATATGTAATCAGCAAGCAAGAAGAACAAACTCATCAAGTGATCCAAGTACAAGCTCAACCACAAGCTGATCCCGAGATTTATTTCGTCAACTATCAAGATGGCGAAAATCCGACCCTTCCCTTAGGAGTAGACCTTGAAACTGCTCTCAGCGTCGCTGTTGCAGCTGGTTGCCAGGGTCTAGGAGGTGTCGATGGAGCAGGTGGAGAAGCTGGAGTTGGTGGAGCAGCCGGATTTGGTGGTGTGGGTGGATTAGGAGGCGCAGGTCGAATTACTGAAGGACATGGAAGTAATGGTAAACTTGGTGGTGTTAATGGAGCCGGCGTTGGTGTTGGAGTTAATGGCGGAGCGGGAGGATTCCAGACTGGCTCGGGGGAGAGACCAGCAGGCCTCGACACCACCCCCTAG
- the LOC125038006 gene encoding H/ACA ribonucleoprotein complex subunit GAR1-like has product MGFFSFDMEFTVCLIDRLESVQGLLLMLVVTASAAPQGYNLGVPSGAGLATGPGFTAGTSAAGGDLVNGGGVATGCQEGEILHVDGTCVTPEVTRKVFVFNVPEQERPVGPAPSIPPPAVDHNILFVRLPEEAPAPDPIVLPPPRQNNIVYVLNKQEEQAQRVIEVPAQPQADPEIYFVNYQDGENPTLPLGVDLETALSSAAAAGGQVLGVDGAGREAGFGGTAGFGSVGGLGGASGIVGGPAGSGLGGVNGFSSVNGAGVGRGVNGGAGGFQISSGGRPSGLYTFP; this is encoded by the exons ATGGGTTTTT TCTCCTTCGACATGGAATTCACCGTATGTTTAATTGATAGACTTGAAAGTGTCCAA GGTTTACTGTTAATGCTCGTAGTTACTGCCTCTGCGGCACCTCAAGGGTATAACTTGGGAGTACCCTCTGGTGCCGGGCTTGCTACTGGTCCTGGATTTACTGCTGGTACCTCGGCTGCTGGTGGAGACCTCGTCAATGGAGGAGGTGTAGCGACTGGATGCCAGGAGGGAGAAATCCTTCACGTAGATGGGACATGTGTAACTCCTGAAGTCACAAGAAAGGTCTTCGTATTTAATGTTCCTGAACAAGAGAGACCCGTTGGTCCAGCACCTAGTATTCCTCCTCCAGCAGTGGACCACAACATCTTGTTCGTGCGCCTTCCCGAGGAAGCACCTGCACCTGACCCCATTGTACTTCCTCCACCAAGGCAAAACAACATTGTGTATGTACTAAACAAGCAAGAAGAACAAGCTCAACGAGTGATCGAAGTACCAGCTCAGCCACAAGCTGATCCCGAGATATATTTCGTTAACTACCAAGATGGCGAGAATCCAACCCTTCCCTTAGGAGTAGACCTTGAAACTGCTCTTAGTTCTGCTGCCGCAGCCGGTGGTCAGGTTCTAGGCGTCGATGGAGCAGGTAGAGAAGCTGGCTTTGGTGGAACAGCCGGATTTGGTAGTGTAGGTGGATTAGGTGGCGCAAGTGGAATTGTAGGAGGACCCGCAGGTAGTGGTCTTGGTGGTGTAAATGGATTTAGTAGTGTTAACGGAGCCGGTGTTGGTAGAGGAGTTAATGGAGGAGCGGGAGGTTTCCAGATCAGTTCTGGAGGAAGACCATCAGGTCTTTACACCTTTCCCTAA
- the LOC125038008 gene encoding pupal cuticle protein 36-like encodes MEFTGFLLMLVVTASAAPQGYNLGVPSGAGLATGPGFTAGTSGAGGDLVNGGGVATGCQEGEVLHVDGTCVTPEVTRKVYVFNVPEQERPVGPAPSIPPPAVDHNILFVRLPEEAPAPDPIVLPPPRQNNIVYVLNKQEEQAQRVIEVPAQPQADPEIYFVNYQDGENPTLPLGVDLETALSSAAAAGGQVLGVDGAGGEAGFGGATGFGGVGGLGGASGIVGGPAGSGLGGVNGFSSVNGAGVGGGVNGGAGGFQISSGGRPSGLYTSP; translated from the exons ATGGAATTCACC GGTTTCTTGTTAATGCTCGTAGTTACTGCCTCTGCGGCACCTCAAGGGTACAACTTGGGAGTACCTTCTGGTGCCGGGCTTGCTACTGGTCCTGGATTTACTGCTGGTACCTCCGGTGCTGGTGGAGACCTCGTCAATGGAGGAGGTGTAGCAACTGGATGCCAAGAAGGAGAAGTCCTTCACGTAGATGGGACATGTGTAACTCCTGAAGTCACAAGAAAGGTCTACGTATTTAATGTCCCTGAACAAGAGAGACCCGTTGGTCCAGCACCTAGTATTCCTCCTCCAGCAGTGGACCACAACATCTTGTTCGTGCGCCTTCCCGAGGAAGCACCTGCACCTGACCCCATCGTACTTCCTCCACCAAGGCAAAACAACATTGTGTACGTACTAAACAAGCAAGAAGAACAAGCTCAACGAGTGATCGAAGTACCAGCTCAGCCACAAGCTGATCCCGAGATATATTTCGTTAACTACCAAGATGGCGAGAATCCAACCCTTCCCTTAGGAGTAGACCTTGAAACTGCTCTTAGTTCTGCTGCCGCAGCCGGTGGTCAGGTTCTAGGCGTCGATGGAGCAGGTGGAGAAGCTGGCTTTGGTGGAGCAACCGGATTTGGTGGTGTAGGTGGATTAGGTGGCGCAAGTGGAATTGTAGGAGGACCCGCAGGTAGTGGTCTTGGTGGTGTAAATGGATTTAGTAGTGTTAACGGAGCCGGTGTTGGTGGAGGAGTTAATGGAGGAGCGGGAGGTTTCCAGATCAGTTCTGGAGGAAGACCATCAGGTCTTTACACCTCTCCCTAA